A section of the Babesia microti strain RI chromosome I, complete genome genome encodes:
- a CDS encoding large subunit ribosomal protein L34e (overlaps_old_locusTagID:BBM_I01950;~overlaps_old_locusTagID:BBM_I01955), whose product MSKRVTLRRHNAYHTRSNFAKKVKTPGARVVFQHLKKKAKPALCGDCKGKLQGVVAARPEVNKNLKRRQRKVYRVYGGSLCHKCVRDRIIRAFLKEEQKCVKKVVEERVKQKKAAGKG is encoded by the coding sequence atgtcGAAAAGAGTGACTTTGAGACGACACAACGCGTACCACACGCGATCtaattttgccaaaaaGGTCAAAACTCCAGGGGCACGCGTCGTATTCCAACACCTCAAAAAGAAGGCAAAGCCAGCACTATGTGGCGATTGCAAGGGAAAATTGCAAGGAGTTGTTGCTGCTAGGCCAGAAgttaacaaaaatttgaaaaggaGGCAAAGAAAGGTTTATAGGGTATACGGCGGCTCTCTTTGTCACAAGTGCGTCCGGGATCGCATTATCCGCGCCTTCTTAAAGGAGGAACAGAAATGTGTCAAAAAAGTTGTGGAAGAGAGGGTTAAGCAAAAAAAAGCTGCAGGAAAAGGCTGA
- a CDS encoding aspartyl-tRNA synthetase (overlaps_old_locusTagID:BBM_I01960), which yields MKREDNIQPPKKQPTARQLEEIERFALLNTKADNFTECDFGYLPLIVNYKEENKRKFLSLARDKPTAEDEVWIRGRLNDTRGKGSLSFIVIRQYGETIQCVLDAKNPPITKNTIKWVNSVPPESIIDVFGIVRIPNIPIESTTIKYEISVRKIFCVSKAANELPFQLFDANKPEADESDPDIIRVNPDTRLDNRILDLRTNLSQSVFRIQSACVNLFRTYLLDNEFIEIHTPKLLSGNSEGGSSVFTLKYFNRDACLAQSPQLYKQMAVMGDFSRVFEIGPVFRAENSNTHRHLCEFTGLDLEMSIYEDYNEIIDLVDQMFKYIFTGLQNKCTKELESVKKLYPNIKPFEFINNTPKFHFNEAVAILNEEGVKVEDDFSTEQERQFGKIVKQKYNTDYYIIHSYPDTARPFYTMPKENIALGTNSFDFFMRGEEILSGAQRIHDPFMLIERIKEKGIDPETVTAYIDAFKLGAYPHGGCGIGLERLVMLYLGIGNVRKTCMFPRDPKRLTP from the exons ATGAAGAGAGAAGACAACATCCAGCCGCCAAAAAAGCAACCAACTGCCAGAC AATTGGAGGAAATCGAAAGATTTGCTCTACTAAACACCAAGGCTGACAATTTTACCGAGTGCGATTTTGGCTACCTACCGctaattgttaattataaagAGGAAAATAAACGTAAATTTTTAAGTCTTGCTAGGGATAAGCCAACGGCCGAAGATGAAGTTTGGATTAGGGGTAGATTAAACGACACAAGAGGAAAGG GTTCATTGTCATTCATAGTAATCAGACAGTATGGTGAGACAATACAATGTGTGCTAGATGCTAAGAATCCGCCAATAACTAAAAATACAATCAAATGGGTCAATTC TGTACCGCCAGAGTCTATAATAGATGTGTTTGGCATAGTGAGAATACCAAATATACCAATTGAGTCTACCACTATAAAATATGAGATATCAGTGcgtaaaattttttgtgtttCAAAAGCGGCAaatg aacTTCCATTCCAATTGTTTGATGCCAATAAACCTGAAGCAGATGAGTCTGACCCAGAT ATTATAAGAGTAAATCCCGATACGAGACTTGATAACCGGATTTTAGATTTAAGAACAAATCTTTCTCAATCTGTATTCAGAATTCAATCTGCGTGTGTCAATTTGTTTAGGACCTATCTGTTGgacaatgaatttattgaaattCACACCCCAAAATTACTTTCTGGCAATTCTGAGGGCGGATCTTCCGTCTTTACccttaaatatttcaata GAGATGCTTGTTTGGCTCAATCTCCACAACTTTACAAGCAAATGGCCGTTATGGGAGATTTCTCCAGGGTATTTGAAATAG gtcCAGTGTTTAGAGCGGAAAACAGTAATACACATAGACACCTATGCGAGTTTACAGGACTTGACCTGGAAATGTCTATATATGAGGATTACAAcgaaataattgatttggtTGATCAGAtgttcaaatatatatttactgGATTACAAAATAAGTGTACTAAG GAGCTGGAATCGGTTAAGAAATTGTATCCAAACATCAAGCCCTTTGAGTTTATCAATAACACCCccaaatttcattttaaCGAG GCTGTGGCCATACTAAATGAAGAAGGAGTAAAAGTTGAGGATGATTTCAGCACTGAACAGGAAAGGCAATTTGGAAAGATTGTgaaacaaaaatacaatacGGATTACTACATAATACACTCCTACCCTGATACAGCCAGACCATTTTATACAATGCCCAAGGAAAATATTGCCTTGGGCACTAACTcttttgatttttttatgCGTGGAGAAGAGATACTTAGCGGAGCACAGCGTATTCACGATCCATTTATGCTAATTGAACGGATTAAGGAGAAGGGTATTGACCCTGAAACAGTTACGGCTTACATTGATGCTTTTAAACTTGGCGCTTATCCCCATGGAGGGTGTGGGATTGGATTGGAACGTCTAGTAATGCTTTACTTAG GCATTGGTAATGTGAGGAAGACTTGTATGTTTCCCAGGGATCCAAAACGTTTGACGCCttaa
- a CDS encoding Cell division cycle protein 48 homolog (overlaps_old_locusTagID:BBM_I01965;~overlaps_old_locusTagID:BBM_I01970), translating to MGNRIITLLMILMVAPLPLASIRNHNYRHSCRPIQAGLFPFWNKSSKSQKKNSLEDLKLNKDNNFFPNDEDPKKGPSGADVIHSGLTPNLSIVTGDPSTDPTTLYLSLEQMNALGLTSGDIVRVKGRRRRDTIAGVKSSENVDRYKAFVSKDMRRNLRLRNSDVIGIEPLTGIPMASRITILPFSDDLKRCGMDLSIIAGHINQSLFDFFSLPRPLRLGDHFHIHLPNGQEIEFKVLRIESSQGDSEAAIVSPDTIFNLRGKPLDREKDDDSFGEIGYDDIGGMKRQLSKIRELIELPLHHPEVFQAVGISPPKGILLHGLPGTGKTLIAKAIAAETGANFYVINGPEIVSKHFGDSESNLRKIFETAEKNAPSIIFIDEIDSIGTKRDKLGSEAERRIVSQLLTCMDGLYSKKVSNVLVLAATNRANALDSALRRFGRFDREIEITACDEDERFEILLIKTRDMKLSPDVDLRQIAKACHGYVGADISQLCFEAAMECIRQHFGKTDILFFHDDKIPPEILNKIQITKEHFDRALSLCNPSSLRERSIEVPETTWDDIGGLEDVKRELIETVQYPVEHPEKFKKFGQSASKGVLFYGPPGCGKTLLARAIAHECKANFISVKGPELLTMWFGESEANVRELFDKARAAAPCILFFDEMDSIAKERGTSHGGGEAADRVINQILTEIDGVSSSKPIFIIGATNRPDILDPAITRPGRLDQLIYIPLPDRDSRESIFKACLRNSPLAPDVNIKKMADDLEGYSGADISEVCKRAAKEAIRESIAADTEGNMSEGESDKVPFITNKHFQAALASSRRSIRESDIQRYKDFKNRISS from the exons ATGGGTAACCGTATTATAACATTACTCATGATCCTGATGGTGGCTCCTTTGCCCTTAGCTTCCATAAGGAATCATAACTACAGGCACAGCTGCAGACCCATACAAGCCGGATTATTCCCTTTCTGGAACAAATCTTCAAAATCACAAAAAAAGAATTCATTGGAAGATTTGAAATTGAACAAGgacaataattttttcccAAATGATGAAGATCCGAAAAAAGGTCCTTCGGGGGCAGATGTAATACATTCTGGGCTTACTCCAAATTTGAGTATTGTCACGGGCGATCCAAGTACTGATCCAACAACACTATATCTAA GCCTGGAACAGATGAATGCCCTGGGTCTAACCAGCGGGGACATAGTAAGGGTTAAGGGGCGCCGTCGCCGAGATACAATAGCCGGGGTTAAGTCATCTGAGAATGTTGATAGATATAAGGCATTTGTATCAAAGGATATGCGCCGCAATTTACGGCTTAGAAATTCCGACGTCATTGGAATTGAGCCTTTAACAGGCATACCCATGGCTTCCCGCATAACAATCCTCCCCTTTTCTGATGACTTAAAGCGTTGCGGTATGGATTTGTCAATAATTGCGGGGCACATTAATCAATCTTTATTTGATTTCTTTTCTCTCCCGAGACCACTGCGTCTGGGCGATCACTTCCATATTCATTTGCCTAATGGCCAggaaattgaatttaaagTATTAAGAATAGAGTCTAGCCAGGGGGATTCTGAGGCTGCAATTGTATCTCCAGATAccatatttaatttacGGGGCAAGCCACTGGATAGAGAGAAAGATGATGATTCGTTTGGTGAAATTGGCTATGACGATATTGGCGGCATGAAGAGGCAGCTCAGTAAAATTAGGGAATTGATTGAATTGCCTTTGCATCATCCAGAGGTATTCCAAGCAGTGGGAATTTCACCGCCAAAGGGTATTTTATTACATGGATTACCGGGAACAGGAAAAACTCTGATTGCAAAGGCTATTGCAGCGGAAACAGGTGCCAATttttatgtgataaatgGGCCTGAGATTGTGTCAAAGCATTTTGGAGATTCTGAGAGCAATTTGaggaaaatttttgaaacgGCTGAAAAGAACGCTCCATCAATAATATTCATAGATGAAATAGACAGCATTGGAACCAAACGTGATAAGCTTGGATCAGAAGCTGAGCGTAGGATTGTATCTCAACTACTAACTTGTATGGATGGACTATACTCTAAAAAAGTATCGAATGTGCTAGTTTTAGCAGCTACAAACCGCGCAAATGCTCTAGATTCTGCACTACGCAGATTTGGCAGATTTGATCGCGAAATAGAAATAACCGCATGTGACGAAGATGAAAGGTTCGAAATATTGCTTATAAAAACCCGTGATATGAAATTATCTCCCGATGTTGACCTTAGGCAGATTGCCAAAGCATGCCATGGTTACGTAGGAGCTGATATTTCTCAGCTATGTTTTGAGGCTGCAATGGAGTGTATTAGACAGCACTTTGGCAAAACAGACATATTATTCTTTCATGATGACAAAATACCCCCtgaaatattaaataaaatacaaataaccAAAGAACATTTTGATCGCGCTCTGAGCTTATGCAATCCAAGTTCATTGAGGGAGAGGAGCATTGAAGTACCGGAAACGACTTGGGATGATATTGGAGGATTGGAGGATGTGAAACGGGAGCTGATTGAAACTGTTCAATACCCAGTTGAGCACCCAGAAAAGTTCAAAAAATTCGGCCAATCGGCCAGCAAGGGCGTACTATTTTACGGCCCACCCGGGTGTGGCAAGACACTGCTAGCTCGGGCTATCGCACATGAATGTAAAgcaaattttatttcagTAAAGG gccCTGAATTGCTGACTATGTGGTTTGGAGAATCGGAAGCTAACGTACGAGAATTGTTCGACAAAGCAAGGGCAGCTGCGccttgtatattattttttgacGAAATGGACTCTATTGCGAAGGAGAGGGGTACTTCACATGGCGGCGGTGAAGCTGCAGATAGGGTTATTAATCAGATCCTAACTGAGATAGATGGCGTTTCATCTTCAAaaccaatttttataattggCGCTACAAATAG GCCAGACATTTTAGATCCTGCAATTACTAGACCTGGAAGATTGGACCAACTAATTTACATACCATTGCCAGATAGGGATAGCAGGGAGAGTATATTTAAAGCGTGTTTACGCAATTCTCCACTGGCCCCCGATGTCAACATTAAGAAGATGGCTGATGATCTGGAGGGATATTCTGGCGCAGATATATCAGAGGTTTGTAAAAGAGCAGCTAAGGAGGCAATAAGGGAAAGTATTGCAGCAGACACGGAGGGCAATATGAGCGAAGGAGAATCCGACAAAGTTccatttattacaaataaacattttcaaGCAGCTTTGGCATCTTCAAG ACGATCAATTAGGGAGTCTGATATTCAGAGGTACAAGGACTTTAAAAATCGCATATCATCATAA